A genomic window from bacterium includes:
- a CDS encoding RtcB family protein: MELKPLDEYRWEIPAREGMRAPGRIWASAAMLERIRADNALEQVANVAWLPGIVGASLAMPDIHWGYGFPIGGVAAMDPEEGVISPGGVGYDINCGVRVVATGLAFAEVRERLAGLVDGLFRDVPCGVGQGGELTLARRELERVLRQGARWMVEQGWGSEADLERCEENGCLAGADPARVSDRACKRGADQLGTLGSGNHFIELQQVERVFDPAAAAAFGLAEGQLLLFIHSGSRGLGHQVCEDYLEIMNREAAHSRLNLPDRQLACAPIRSEAGRGYIAAMSAAANYAWANRQMLMHLAVKSIQATLKVSASTLRARLVYDIGHNNAKLERHRVGGREREVWVHRKGATRSFGPGRPEVPADCRAVGQPVLVPGSMGTASWILAGTQKAMDESFGSCCHGAGRLMSRKQAIRQSAGRHLARELEARGIRVLSRERNTLAEEMPEAYKDVDEVVRVVHASGLGRKVARMLPVGVVKG, translated from the coding sequence ATGGAACTCAAGCCGCTGGATGAATACCGCTGGGAGATTCCGGCCCGCGAGGGCATGCGGGCGCCGGGGCGTATCTGGGCCTCCGCAGCCATGCTGGAGCGCATCCGGGCCGACAACGCCCTGGAGCAGGTGGCCAACGTGGCCTGGCTGCCCGGCATAGTCGGGGCCTCCCTGGCCATGCCCGACATCCACTGGGGCTACGGCTTCCCCATCGGCGGGGTGGCGGCGATGGACCCCGAGGAGGGGGTGATCAGCCCCGGCGGCGTGGGCTACGATATCAACTGCGGCGTGCGGGTGGTGGCAACGGGGCTGGCTTTCGCCGAAGTGCGGGAGCGGCTGGCCGGGCTGGTGGACGGCCTGTTCCGCGACGTGCCCTGCGGAGTGGGCCAGGGTGGCGAGCTGACCCTCGCCCGGCGCGAGCTGGAGCGGGTGCTGCGCCAGGGGGCGCGTTGGATGGTGGAACAGGGCTGGGGCTCCGAGGCCGACCTGGAGCGCTGCGAGGAGAACGGCTGCCTGGCCGGGGCCGACCCGGCCAGGGTCTCGGACCGGGCCTGCAAGCGCGGCGCCGACCAACTGGGCACCCTGGGCAGTGGCAACCATTTCATCGAGCTGCAGCAGGTGGAGCGGGTGTTCGACCCGGCGGCGGCGGCCGCTTTCGGGCTGGCCGAGGGTCAGCTGCTGCTGTTTATCCACTCCGGCTCGCGGGGCCTGGGCCACCAGGTGTGCGAGGATTACCTCGAAATCATGAACCGCGAGGCCGCCCACAGCCGCCTCAACCTTCCCGACCGCCAGCTCGCCTGCGCGCCCATCCGCAGCGAGGCCGGACGCGGCTACATCGCGGCCATGAGCGCCGCGGCCAACTACGCCTGGGCCAACCGTCAGATGCTGATGCACCTGGCGGTCAAGTCCATCCAGGCCACGCTGAAAGTCTCGGCCTCCACCTTGCGGGCGCGCCTGGTCTACGACATCGGCCACAACAACGCCAAGCTGGAGCGCCACCGTGTCGGGGGCCGCGAGCGCGAGGTCTGGGTGCACCGCAAGGGCGCCACGCGCTCGTTCGGGCCGGGACGGCCCGAGGTGCCCGCCGATTGCCGCGCGGTGGGCCAGCCGGTGCTGGTGCCGGGGAGCATGGGCACGGCCAGCTGGATCCTGGCCGGCACGCAGAAAGCGATGGACGAGTCGTTCGGGAGCTGCTGCCACGGGGCGGGACGGCTGATGTCGCGCAAACAGGCGATCCGCCAGTCGGCGGGACGGCACCTGGCGCGGGAGCTGGAGGCGCGCGGCATCCGGGTGCTCAGCCGCGAGCGCAACACCCTGGCCGAGGAAATGCCGGAGGCGTACAAGGACGTGGACGAGGTGGTGCGGGTGGTGCACGCCTCCGGGCTGGGGCGCAAGGTGGCCCGCATGCTGCCCGTGGGCGTGGTCAAGGGCTGA
- a CDS encoding DUF502 domain-containing protein, whose protein sequence is MLLQRMIGLFRRQFTSGLLIMVPLITTIFVVVWFFRALDQILGRYFAKLLGDYIVGVGFVSLILLIWVVGVLGRTYIGSKLNQLKDFLIERIPLIGSVFASVKKVSDGLLEMNTGSFEQVVLVEYPRQGLYAIGFVTSRQPSQVHSYPGGVPEGRIAHVFVPSVPNPTSGYILLVPEEQLHRLMLSVEDAMKLILSLGMISPSEYNLKKFSFDSVPATRTAALSRGGGENI, encoded by the coding sequence ATGCTTTTGCAGAGAATGATCGGATTGTTCCGGCGTCAGTTCACCTCGGGCCTGCTCATCATGGTCCCGCTCATCACCACGATCTTCGTGGTAGTCTGGTTTTTCCGGGCGCTGGACCAGATCCTGGGCCGCTATTTCGCCAAGCTGCTCGGGGATTACATCGTCGGGGTGGGATTTGTCAGCCTGATCCTGCTGATCTGGGTGGTGGGGGTGCTCGGACGGACCTACATCGGCAGCAAGCTCAACCAGCTCAAGGATTTCCTGATCGAGCGCATCCCGCTCATCGGCTCGGTGTTCGCCTCGGTGAAGAAAGTGAGCGACGGCCTGCTGGAGATGAACACGGGCAGTTTCGAGCAGGTGGTGCTGGTGGAGTATCCGCGCCAGGGGCTCTACGCCATCGGCTTCGTCACCAGCCGTCAGCCGAGCCAGGTCCACAGCTACCCCGGGGGCGTGCCCGAGGGCCGGATCGCCCACGTGTTCGTGCCCTCGGTGCCCAATCCCACCTCGGGCTATATCCTGCTGGTTCCGGAGGAGCAGCTGCACCGGCTGATGCTGAGCGTGGAGGACGCGATGAAGCTGATCCTGAGCCTGGGCATGATCAGCCCCTCCGAGTACAACCTGAAAAAGTTCAGCTTCGACTCGGTCCCGGCGACCCGGACCGCGGCTCTGAGCCGCGGCGGGGGCGAGAACATCTGA
- a CDS encoding SH3 domain-containing protein — translation MLPTGRLFPHGLGLALALAATLCAFTPAVSFAQVQGQAVITNSYANLRSGPGTKFKRLGRALAGDRFPVTATRPGWFRIVYKGREAWLFAKLARLEQAGPSTAEVGHLETQIENLNQRVDQVSQKLDNVRQTLEAGIAEVRPEESAATSMQQKKNGGQKFRVQREVPAVGAAWAFIPGASRMKVGQRWRGGLMLGLTAGCAASGLWARNSYNSLRDDYRALPAGSPQSEFDRLLSRSDDRRNLSVWLLAGTAGLYAFNVTDHFLFLPRPNLALSPGDTNGRIDLSLTCEF, via the coding sequence ATGCTGCCGACCGGAAGGTTATTCCCACACGGACTGGGCCTGGCGCTGGCCCTGGCCGCCACTCTATGCGCGTTCACACCGGCCGTCTCGTTCGCCCAGGTGCAGGGCCAGGCCGTGATAACCAACAGCTACGCCAACCTCCGCAGCGGACCGGGCACCAAGTTCAAGCGCCTGGGACGCGCCCTGGCCGGCGACCGTTTCCCGGTCACCGCCACCCGTCCCGGCTGGTTCCGGATCGTCTACAAGGGCCGCGAGGCCTGGCTGTTCGCCAAGCTGGCCCGCCTGGAGCAGGCCGGCCCCTCGACCGCCGAGGTGGGGCATCTGGAGACGCAGATCGAGAACCTGAACCAGCGGGTGGACCAGGTGAGCCAGAAACTGGACAACGTGCGCCAGACCCTGGAGGCCGGTATCGCCGAGGTGCGGCCGGAGGAGTCGGCGGCAACCTCCATGCAGCAGAAAAAGAACGGCGGCCAAAAGTTCAGAGTGCAGCGCGAGGTCCCAGCCGTGGGTGCGGCCTGGGCTTTCATCCCCGGCGCGAGCCGGATGAAAGTGGGCCAGCGCTGGCGCGGCGGCCTGATGCTGGGCCTCACCGCCGGCTGCGCCGCCTCGGGCCTCTGGGCCCGGAACAGCTACAATTCACTGCGTGACGACTACCGGGCCCTGCCCGCCGGCAGCCCGCAGAGCGAGTTCGACCGCCTGCTCTCCCGCTCCGATGACCGGCGGAACCTGTCGGTCTGGCTGCTGGCCGGGACCGCCGGGCTCTATGCGTTCAACGTGACCGACCATTTCCTGTTCCTGCCGCGGCCGAACCTGGCGCTCTCCCCGGGCGACACGAACGGAAGGATCGACCTGAGCCTGACATGCGAGTTCTGA